A genome region from Candidatus Eisenbacteria bacterium includes the following:
- a CDS encoding glycosyltransferase has product MSALADRSAGAAERSGRALRFVWFVHSLRSDWNHGNAHFLRGVIFELGRRGHEADVYEPEGAWSLAQLLEEHGPAAVKAFESAYPGLHSRTYRLEGIDLDRVLDGADVVIVHEWNDPALLRRLGDARRRMPSLRLFFHDTHHRAVTKPEEIGQLDLSEFDGVLAFGRILSDHYRDRGWTRAAWTWHEAADPRVFRPHPGVERSEDLVWIGNWGDGERARELSEYLLGPARALGLRATVYGVRYPDEARRALDEAGIRYRGWLPNFEAPAVFARHKATVHVPRWPYARALPGIPTIRVFEALACGIPLVCAPWEDAEGLFTPHRDYEVARSGARMRERLRELIHEPERGAALAEHGLATIRSRHTCAHRVDELLSIVRETSGTPGRATAAADAEARA; this is encoded by the coding sequence GTGAGCGCCCTCGCGGACAGGAGCGCCGGCGCCGCGGAGCGCTCCGGCCGCGCGCTTCGGTTCGTCTGGTTCGTCCACTCGCTGCGCTCCGACTGGAATCACGGAAACGCGCACTTCCTGCGCGGGGTCATCTTCGAGCTCGGCCGCCGCGGCCACGAGGCCGACGTCTACGAGCCCGAGGGGGCTTGGAGCCTGGCGCAGCTCCTCGAGGAGCACGGACCCGCCGCGGTGAAGGCCTTCGAAAGCGCTTACCCGGGCCTTCACAGCAGGACGTACCGTCTCGAGGGGATCGACCTCGACCGGGTCCTGGACGGCGCCGACGTGGTGATCGTGCACGAGTGGAACGACCCGGCGCTCCTACGCAGGCTCGGGGACGCACGGAGGCGCATGCCGTCGCTCCGCCTCTTCTTCCACGACACGCATCATCGCGCCGTCACGAAACCCGAGGAGATCGGGCAGCTCGACCTCTCGGAGTTCGACGGCGTGCTCGCGTTCGGTCGGATCCTGAGCGATCACTACCGGGACCGGGGATGGACGCGGGCGGCATGGACGTGGCACGAGGCCGCGGATCCGCGCGTGTTCCGTCCTCATCCGGGCGTGGAGCGGAGCGAGGACCTCGTGTGGATCGGCAACTGGGGAGATGGCGAACGCGCGCGTGAGCTTTCCGAGTACCTGCTCGGCCCCGCCCGCGCGCTCGGGCTCCGCGCGACCGTGTACGGCGTGCGCTACCCGGACGAGGCGCGCCGCGCCCTCGACGAGGCCGGGATCCGGTATCGCGGGTGGCTCCCGAACTTCGAGGCGCCGGCGGTCTTCGCGCGCCACAAGGCGACCGTGCACGTTCCCCGGTGGCCGTACGCACGCGCCCTCCCGGGCATTCCGACGATCCGCGTCTTCGAGGCGCTGGCCTGCGGGATCCCGCTCGTGTGCGCCCCGTGGGAGGACGCGGAAGGACTCTTCACGCCGCACCGCGACTACGAGGTCGCGCGAAGCGGCGCCCGGATGCGGGAGCGGCTCCGGGAGCTGATCCACGAGCCGGAGCGCGGCGCTGCGCTCGCGGAACACGGGCTCGCGACGATCCGGAGCCGGCACACGTGCGCGCATCGCGTGGACGAGCTTCTCTCGATCGTACGGGAGACCTCCGGGACGCCCGGGCGCGCCACCGCCGCGGCGGACGCGGAGGCTCGCGCATGA
- a CDS encoding glycosyltransferase, producing MSAPRSFAFFGSSLVSSYWNGAATYYRGLIRALHELGHRVTFYEPDAYGRQQHRDIDDPPWARVIVYPPTEAAAAQALESARGSDVLVKTSGVGVLDAFLESAVLDRARAGALVGFLDVDAPATLERVERTPNDPFRGLVPRYDFVFTYGGGAPVVRAYTALGARVCVPIYNALDPDTHHPVPREPRFESDLAFLGNRLPDREHRVDEFFFRCARRMPWRRFLLGGSGWEGKPLPNNVTWIGHVPTADHNALNVTPLAVLNVSRDSMARFGFSPATRVFEAGGAGACLVTDAWEGIELFLEPGREVLVASSGEDVADHLRSLAPERAREIGRAARRRVLAEHTYARRAREVEAVLDGRLGSREAAPGFAADPQVTSAPVTSGPTTAAPATRLP from the coding sequence ATGAGCGCCCCGCGGTCCTTCGCGTTCTTCGGCTCGAGCCTCGTCTCGTCCTACTGGAACGGAGCGGCCACGTACTACCGGGGGCTGATCCGGGCCCTCCACGAGCTCGGTCATCGCGTCACGTTCTACGAGCCGGACGCCTATGGACGGCAGCAGCATCGAGACATCGACGACCCGCCGTGGGCGCGGGTGATCGTGTATCCGCCCACCGAGGCCGCCGCCGCCCAGGCGCTGGAGTCGGCGCGAGGCAGCGACGTGCTCGTGAAGACGAGCGGCGTGGGCGTGCTCGATGCGTTCTTGGAATCCGCGGTTCTCGACCGCGCGCGGGCCGGGGCGCTCGTCGGGTTCCTCGACGTCGACGCCCCCGCCACGCTCGAGCGAGTGGAGCGGACTCCGAACGATCCGTTCCGCGGGCTGGTGCCCCGCTATGACTTCGTCTTCACGTACGGGGGCGGCGCCCCCGTCGTGCGCGCGTACACGGCGCTCGGCGCGAGGGTCTGCGTCCCCATCTACAACGCGCTCGATCCCGACACGCACCATCCCGTCCCGCGCGAGCCGCGGTTCGAATCCGACCTCGCCTTCCTGGGGAATCGGCTTCCGGACCGCGAGCATCGCGTGGACGAGTTCTTCTTCCGCTGCGCGCGCCGCATGCCCTGGCGGCGGTTCCTCCTCGGCGGGAGCGGGTGGGAGGGGAAGCCTCTCCCGAACAACGTGACCTGGATCGGACACGTCCCCACGGCGGATCACAACGCGCTCAACGTCACGCCGCTCGCGGTCCTCAACGTGAGCCGGGACAGCATGGCCCGGTTCGGATTCTCGCCGGCGACGCGCGTCTTCGAAGCCGGGGGGGCGGGAGCGTGCCTGGTCACCGATGCGTGGGAGGGGATCGAGCTCTTCCTCGAGCCGGGACGCGAGGTGCTCGTGGCGTCTTCCGGAGAGGATGTGGCCGATCACCTCCGCTCGCTCGCGCCGGAGCGCGCGCGAGAGATCGGACGGGCGGCGCGACGGCGGGTTCTGGCCGAGCACACCTACGCCCGCCGCGCGCGCGAGGTCGAGGCGGTGCTGGACGGCCGCCTGGGATCGCGCGAGGCAGCGCCGGGTTTCGCGGCCGATCCCCAGGTCACGAGCGCGCCGGTCACGAGCGGGCCCACCACCGCCGCGCCCGCGACGCGGCTGCCATGA
- a CDS encoding glycosyltransferase, with translation MTRDRLRIVILGLSITSSWGNGHATTYRALVKGLARRGHDVLFLERDVPWYASQRDLDRPPYGHTVLYDSLEDLERRHEGNVRDADLVIVGSYVPDGIAVGEWVLRVARGTRAFYDIDTPVTLALLERGASEYLTPALARRYDLYLSFTGGPTLDRLAREHGVERARPLYCSVDPELYRPTREEPRWDLGYLGTYAEDRHAGLCRLLLDPAKQWTQGRFIVAGPQYPETMAWPPNVERTHHVAPCDHARFYGRQRFTLNLTRAPMIEAGYSPSVRLFEAAACGTPIVSDRWAGLEEVLTPGREILIAEGSGDVLGMLRELPEARRREIGEAARDRVLRSHTGEHRADQLAGYVREVVPRGSSPAASPSAS, from the coding sequence ATGACCCGGGACCGGCTCCGCATCGTCATCCTCGGGCTCTCGATCACCTCGTCGTGGGGGAACGGGCACGCGACCACCTACCGCGCGCTCGTGAAGGGGCTCGCCCGCCGCGGGCACGACGTCCTCTTCCTCGAGCGGGACGTGCCGTGGTACGCATCGCAGCGAGACCTCGACCGGCCGCCGTACGGGCACACCGTCCTCTACGATTCACTCGAGGATCTCGAGAGACGGCACGAGGGGAACGTGCGGGACGCCGATCTCGTGATCGTGGGATCGTACGTGCCCGACGGCATTGCCGTGGGCGAGTGGGTGCTGCGCGTCGCGCGCGGCACGCGCGCGTTCTACGACATCGACACGCCGGTCACGCTCGCCCTCCTCGAGCGCGGCGCCTCGGAGTACCTGACGCCGGCTCTCGCGCGGCGGTACGACCTCTACCTCTCGTTCACCGGCGGGCCGACGCTGGATCGCCTCGCGCGGGAGCACGGCGTGGAGCGGGCGCGTCCCCTCTACTGCTCGGTGGACCCCGAGCTGTACCGTCCGACGCGCGAGGAGCCGCGATGGGATCTCGGCTATCTCGGCACCTACGCCGAGGACCGGCACGCGGGGCTCTGCCGCCTCCTGCTCGACCCCGCGAAGCAGTGGACGCAGGGGAGGTTCATCGTCGCCGGTCCCCAGTACCCGGAAACCATGGCATGGCCCCCGAACGTCGAGCGGACGCACCACGTCGCTCCGTGCGATCACGCCCGCTTCTACGGCAGGCAGCGGTTCACCCTGAACCTCACGAGGGCCCCCATGATCGAGGCCGGGTACTCGCCCAGCGTGCGGCTCTTCGAGGCGGCCGCCTGCGGGACGCCCATCGTGAGCGACCGCTGGGCGGGGCTCGAGGAGGTGCTCACGCCCGGCCGGGAGATCCTGATCGCCGAAGGGTCCGGTGACGTTCTCGGCATGCTGCGCGAGCTTCCCGAAGCGCGAAGGCGCGAGATCGGAGAGGCGGCGCGGGACCGCGTGCTCCGGTCTCACACGGGGGAGCACCGCGCGGACCAGCTCGCGGGCTACGTGCGCGAGGTCGTGCCCCGGGGCTCGAGTCCCGCGGCGTCCCCGTCCGCTTCGTAA
- a CDS encoding Gfo/Idh/MocA family oxidoreductase, whose translation MSAARTQGMGAPPSGAGRFGTWPRGAPASSELDGSRGPAPRALPRLGFLGVGWIGQNRLEAVARSGKAEIACVVDSSLGRARDARCSCRDAAYSDDPALLFEADLDGVVIATPSALHAEQCLAFLSRGMAVFCQKPLGRNAAETAAVVREARLRDRLLGTDLCYRHVRGMREMRDLVRSGALGRPVLVDAVFHNAYGPDKPWFYDPARAGGGCLMDLGIHLLDLSAWLLDFPDPRRVTSRLHAKGERLHGRRDRVEDQALVEIDLASGAVIRIACSWNLPAGQDAVIGLSVFGTEGGAAWTNRNGSFYDFTVERFRGTSRETLAEPSRDWQGAAVTNWATRLARSPRFDEEAERLTNVAELLDLAYEADGDAAGLEPRGTTSRT comes from the coding sequence ATGAGCGCGGCACGGACGCAGGGAATGGGCGCGCCGCCCTCCGGCGCGGGGCGTTTCGGCACGTGGCCCCGCGGGGCTCCCGCCTCGAGCGAGCTCGACGGGAGCCGGGGGCCGGCACCACGCGCCCTCCCCCGCCTTGGATTCCTCGGCGTCGGATGGATCGGTCAGAACCGGCTGGAAGCGGTCGCGAGGAGCGGCAAGGCCGAGATCGCGTGCGTCGTGGACTCCTCGCTCGGCCGCGCGCGCGACGCGCGGTGCTCGTGCCGCGACGCGGCCTACAGCGACGATCCCGCGCTCCTCTTCGAGGCGGATCTGGATGGGGTCGTCATCGCGACGCCGAGCGCGCTCCACGCGGAGCAGTGCCTCGCGTTCCTGAGCCGCGGGATGGCGGTCTTCTGCCAGAAGCCTCTCGGACGGAACGCCGCGGAGACGGCGGCGGTGGTCCGCGAGGCGCGCCTCCGGGACAGGCTCCTCGGAACGGACCTCTGCTACCGGCACGTGCGCGGGATGCGGGAGATGCGGGATCTCGTGCGCTCGGGGGCGCTGGGTCGGCCCGTCCTCGTGGACGCGGTGTTCCACAACGCGTACGGACCCGACAAGCCCTGGTTCTACGACCCCGCACGCGCCGGAGGCGGATGTCTCATGGACCTCGGCATCCACCTCCTCGACCTGAGCGCGTGGCTCCTCGACTTCCCCGATCCGCGCCGCGTGACGAGCCGGCTTCACGCGAAGGGGGAGCGCCTCCACGGCCGCCGGGACCGGGTCGAGGATCAGGCTCTGGTCGAGATCGACCTCGCATCGGGCGCCGTGATTCGCATCGCGTGCTCCTGGAACCTGCCCGCGGGACAGGACGCCGTGATCGGGCTCTCCGTCTTTGGAACCGAGGGGGGCGCGGCGTGGACGAACCGGAACGGCTCGTTCTACGACTTCACGGTGGAGCGCTTCCGCGGCACGTCGCGGGAGACTCTCGCGGAGCCTTCGCGGGACTGGCAGGGCGCGGCGGTGACGAACTGGGCCACCCGTCTCGCGCGGTCGCCGCGATTCGACGAGGAGGCGGAGCGCCTCACGAACGTGGCGGAGCTGCTCGACCTCGCTTACGAAGCGGACGGGGACGCCGCGGGACTCGAGCCCCGGGGCACGACCTCGCGCACGTAG
- a CDS encoding zinc-binding dehydrogenase — translation MKPVTRSKRASAPAAPARGTMWAAQIQGPRSASVLRVDRPEPGPGEVLVRLEGSGVCGSHGALWEGRAWFQYPCEPGAPGHEGWGRIEALGEDVEELEVGARVTLLSYRAFAEYDVAKAPSVVPLPPELDDDPLPGEALGCAMNVFRRSDVRPGQDVAVIGVGFLGALLVQLASRTGARVFAVSRRAFARDIARRCGATETIPMDGSAAASILEATRGRGCDRVLEAVGHQEGLDLATALTAEGGRLVIAGYHQDGPRRVDMQTWNWRGIDVINAHERRPEVYIEGMRLGVEAVRSGALDHRFLVTHRFSLSELGGALDAIHTRPESFLKAVVSA, via the coding sequence ATGAAGCCCGTGACCCGATCGAAGCGCGCCTCCGCTCCCGCGGCGCCCGCGCGCGGCACCATGTGGGCCGCGCAGATCCAGGGACCGCGAAGCGCGTCCGTTCTCCGTGTCGATCGGCCGGAGCCTGGACCCGGAGAGGTCCTGGTGAGGCTCGAAGGAAGCGGCGTCTGTGGCTCCCACGGCGCCCTGTGGGAAGGGCGAGCGTGGTTCCAGTATCCCTGCGAGCCCGGTGCGCCCGGGCACGAGGGATGGGGGCGCATCGAGGCTCTCGGCGAGGACGTCGAGGAGCTCGAGGTCGGCGCGCGCGTGACGCTCCTGTCGTATCGCGCGTTCGCCGAGTACGACGTCGCGAAGGCCCCCTCGGTCGTTCCGCTGCCTCCCGAGCTCGACGACGATCCGCTTCCGGGCGAAGCGCTCGGGTGCGCCATGAACGTGTTCCGCCGGTCGGACGTCCGTCCCGGACAGGACGTGGCGGTGATCGGCGTGGGATTCCTCGGTGCGCTCCTGGTCCAGCTCGCGTCCCGCACGGGAGCGCGGGTCTTCGCGGTTTCGCGCCGCGCCTTCGCGCGCGACATCGCCCGCCGTTGCGGCGCCACCGAGACCATCCCGATGGACGGTTCCGCGGCGGCGTCGATCCTCGAGGCGACGCGCGGCCGCGGCTGCGACCGCGTGCTCGAGGCCGTCGGCCACCAGGAGGGACTCGATCTCGCGACCGCGCTCACGGCCGAAGGGGGGCGGCTGGTGATCGCCGGCTACCACCAGGACGGGCCGAGGCGGGTGGACATGCAGACGTGGAACTGGCGGGGCATCGACGTGATCAACGCGCACGAGCGAAGACCCGAGGTCTACATCGAAGGGATGCGGCTCGGCGTCGAGGCCGTGCGTTCGGGCGCGCTCGACCACCGGTTCCTCGTCACGCACCGGTTCTCCCTCTCCGAGCTCGGTGGCGCGCTCGATGCGATCCACACGAGGCCGGAGTCCTTCCTGAAAGCGGTGGTCTCGGCATGA